The window agtgtgttttaaaacaatagtcagtcagaaagaggtttttcttgtcataatcatgcctcctgtccatactgaccattagaggattccttcataatgcacttacaatgtaaataataggggccaaaatccacaagcttcCTTCTGTGCATAAATGTagttaaaagtttatctgaagctaatatgaagcttccgcagtccaaatgagtcaaatcaagtacaTATCTTttaacgttacagtctttttagtgccaaagtccttctttttgttagtAGACTTCCTTCCACCACAGctgaacagggaaacactgtctgaagaAACATAAGGAcggaatttgatgctaaaaagactgaaaatgtggcagatatccacttgatatgactaaatcagactgctgaagcctcatataagctcaacttttaaatgcatttttgcacaaaatgactgtgtggacacactgtgtccatcacttatattgaaaacacatttgaaggggatcttttaatcctctttcactgttcatatgggcacctgagttttgttttaagacagacttgaaaaaatgcgaacctatcctttaattacATTGCTTAAGTGTTTCAATCTCATACATTTCATAAGAATGAGGGACACGGCTCTGTGTTGAGGCCAAACCTGCCCGCCTACAGATAGTAATACCGACACTATACAGCTCATATCAgtatcacaacacacacacatatatatatatatatatatatatatatatacaaggAATTCATACTGATATGTTTTGAACTGACATCAATTTGTCTGTACACATTCAGAAGTGTTTTTTATAGTCAGACATAAGACAGATTTTCAGAGGCTTTTCAGTCATGACTATTTTATGGTAATCAACTGGCTTATAAAAAGAAACTCTGTTGCTAATTTGTCAAATGTAACATAATtctgaaataaatcacattatcaGCACCACAATTAGTCAGATATTGCAAATATCAGCAGTAGAAATGACCAGTAACAGCGTTGCTTTATTAAGATGAAAATAAGCCTCCTGACAACAACTCGGATTCTAGTGAAGTAATCAATTCCATCTCATAGTTGTTTTATAGTTGGGTTTTGATGTGCAACgcttttatataaaacattcatCGGTGACTATACGGCTCTACTTTCCTCTGCAGTGGGATTCTGCCACAGGCTGAACCAGCCATGGTTGAAGTAGACCTGGACACACCAGCAGCTACAGAGCAGGGTTCTGCTGCCATAAATGAtgcaaaagaggagaaaacaacCATAGGCAAACTGTGAGTAACAGCCTGGTTTGCTTTACTGAATATAATTCAAAGTAtgtgcagaaaacaaacaagtgatCTATAAATAATGCTAAGTGTTTATTTCTAGCTGTACACCAGTTTGTAGATGTACACCTCAAATGGCAAACACTCAAGAACATTTGAAGCAGCTACCACATGACGCTGTGTGAGGGAGTTTGCTCCCACAGCCTCCTAATGATATACTTGTGACCAAATGAATTCATGCTGATGCTGAGGATGTCTTTGTGAGCAGCGAATGAGAGAGAGGTTGGAAACTGGCAGCGCATCTGCCAAACTGCTGCTTCCGTTGTTAGTTATTCCAGTCTGCCATGACTCAGTGTTGCTTGTGCCGGGCAAATGTGCTCATAATTTACGAGGAACAAACTCGTCAAACTAACTCTGGACCCCTTCTGTTTGTAGGTTTTCATTCAGGcgaaaatgaaacaaaccaacTGACAAGAACCAACCATGTAGAAGACAAACAGGATTTGTTGGCACAATTTTCTCTCATCAGTTAACCACTTTtatattgtctattttttacaatGTGTATTTGTCAATCTAACAAGCACTGTATTTAATACCAGTGATTTTTACCTAAGATGGTCTATAGTGATACAGAGTagcaaaaatatatatcatgTTGAAAGTTTGATAAAGGTATCAAATGAACCGAACTGGAAAGTATTATGTAACTGGTATTGATGATTACTCTGAGTGAAGTAActcaaaattaagttatttatagacttggaaatgtaattttttataaATCTAAATTAAGTCTTTTAAAGAGGCATTGTGTTGTTCCAGTAATCTAAAACATTTTCCCCGCTTTCTTTCACCCCTCaagatgtaaaaaaacaataaaatggctttcatgtatttatacattttagtATTTGTGagactttttttattcttggcgatgaatatttaaaaaagaagctttttaaatgttctttcaCATTGATGTTGCAGGTTTTATTTCTTATCTGATTTCTCGTCAATGTAGACACATCTGGATTTAGGGGTTTCATTTTTAGGTATCAATTTCTTCAGGTCATCTActgatatttttctcactgAATGCAGAGCAGAGTTGATGAATAAAGCACAGCAGCAAATATGAATAGAATTCAATTTTAGTCAATTTGGTCTAAGTGTGACTCAAAATGACTTCACTTAAGTCATAGTCATATCATTTAACCTTGAAGCTGCAGATTTACTAAATCAAATTGACTTCAACAAGAGTCCACTCATACGATGTTGAACATGTCAGAACTTATGAACTCAGGCTTTAGCTTAAATTGTTCATTACCGTGGATTGTGCATGTTTAAAAGGTCATTATTACCGCCGTCCTGCCGCAacataatatacatttttgtatcTCACGGATACAATGGAAACTTTAGTTGAAGGACAATATGCACAGTGTCAGTAGTCACACCATACTGACCTCAGTTTTGCAGTTACTTTGCAATACTTGCATGCTGCATTTTGGCGTGATTGTAAACATGACATCAGTGGAGGAGGACACCATCTTAGTGCGTATATTATTGAATTAATTTCTCAGATCTTCACTATTAACCAGGCTACAGCTGGAATGAAAACTCATCTGTGTTTTATTCCTCAATTTACAGCACAGGTAATAATTTACAATAGTGAAATTGAATTGTCAGAATTATATTCATCACTAACGGAAACCCCTCCCCAGATAATGTGTAACATCACTTATCCAGGAGAAATACTCTTCAAGTCTGAGGCATCGATATGCTACAAttagataagaaaaaaaataaaatcatgataaaaacagctgcacaaaTACACTTTCATGAGCAGAACcctacatttaaaacaaacctttttttatacttcataaaaaagtattttgaagACGGCTCATCTGTAGCATCTTTTATATAAAAGATGGACAGGACAGCAGTGGGTACCAATTCACTGGAAACATGAGAACTTGTGGTTTAGGATTCAATATTTGAGCCAAGGGTGAGCCGAGATCGAGGCTTTACTCCGATCACCGTAGTCGTATAGcagctcttcctctgcttcGATGTCTTTGGACGCCACTAAGATCAGATGAGGGGTTCCATCGATGGCGTGAAGTCTCGTCTGGCAGTTGCCGGTTTTACTGTGGTTTATCAGTCTTCCGTGACGGCTTGTTTCCTTTGTGGCGTCCACACTGTGACACGTAAACACATGAAGATTAAACTGTCGCCACAACACAAGACGGGTATCGGAACTGCAAGCCAGTCTAGAAACAAGAGCTGAAACAAACaggctgcaactattttgattattgatctCCCCCCCCCAAACAAAAATGGCAGACATTTACTGGTTCCAACTatggatttactgcttttctttgtcatagaataaactgaatatctttaggtttttggaccttaatatatatattatgaaaataatccttattTGCAGCCATATACCTTTCCATTTTCAAGTCTCCTGCAATGTCAGACTTACAACACTTTCTTTTAACCACTGGCAAGAACTAATTCTCCAACACAgtctagtctttttttttttcatgtcaaaagTCCACCTTGCaccttgtgtgttttttgctttctgAATAAATGTTGCCAACCTGAATCTTGAATGCCTTCTTTGCATTAAAGCACACCAATCCTTCATCATCCCCCAATGAATCAGACAGATTTTGACTCGTTATGGCTGGAAAGGTGGAACCTATAACATTAATGGTGATTCCATTACATCAATTGTTGCAATGCAGTGCAGCAAATAACAGTGTTATTTGTTGCACTTGTGAAATGGCTCTGTGTCCTGCAGTTTAGGAGAAAGTCTTCAAAGACAGTAAGTTTCATTTTTTGTGACCATGAAAAACTTTTGCCAAAGTTTGAAGCCACAGGAAGTATGAGAAAAAGGTTGATAAATTCCCGAGTGCTCAGTACAATTCGGAGAAAgtcaacaaactgaacaaacaaagtaaacaaaatgaACTAAGTGGAGACATTTGGACTCACCAGTACGTTCTGGATTGATACTGGAAGTAGTACATGTAACAGCCTGTTTGGGGATCCTGGGCATACTGGGCCTCTCTTACTTTAGCCTCAGCTAGGTCCAGTAGTTCTCCATGATACTCCACAACAAAGTCTCCCTTCTTGAAGCCATTCACAGCAAAAACCCCTCGTCCTTTGCCCTCTATGTGTTTCACCTGTTAACATTCAGAAGCAACAAACAAGTGTTGAGTTAAACTGAATTACCAGCGTTCTACCTTcaaaaatgtttaacaaaaTTAGCAACTATTGAGTACTAACCACGTGTTATATTACAAAGAATATGTTCAGGGGAAAATATACTGTTCTTTCAATTAAAAATCTTCAGTGTACCGATCTGCCTTTGATGAACTCTGTTGTTAGTACTTTGTACTAtattcagaaatgtgtttagCATAATGAAGATTAACTCCATGATGTTctactgtgttgttgttggttatGTAACACTGTATGTTGCCGACAGTTGCCAAAACATTTGTACTGAAAGTGACCCGTTACATTCAAATCATTGAATGTTACCTGCAGTCCGTCTTCAATGCCGTTCTTTATCAGGTCGTCAATGTGTTTGTGCCCTTCATTCTGTTGACAATTTGAGTGAATGGATCAAAGTTATTCTTTCACTCATGGTAGACTTTCATAATCTCTAATTTATAGAaagttaaacacacaaaaaaacaaaacaaaaaaaaacaaaacacacacacacaaagcaaaaacatcTGAACTTGTAAACATCTTAATTGCAGTTACAAAATGACAATGTATCAACTTTGTGGAAAATGccaattgtaataataataataataataataataataataataattcaaccTGCCATAACAATTAATTGTTCGTACAAACCTTTAACTCTTCCTTTGTTCTTCTGTTACTCCGTCTGATTGGATAATAGTCTGTGACCTTTCTGTTTTGGGGAGCTTTATTCTCTGtcctgaaaagagaaaacattatCAAAGTAATGAGAGATTATAGTtgtgctcccccccccccaactgaGACAGACATGTTGGCTTTGTGCACCCACTTTTTCGCTCTGGGTTTGCGAGCAGTCAGACTCCGAGATTTGGATTTTGAAACGTTGCTGTCTGCTGCAGACTTGACGTTTGTGTGCGAGGTGGATTCTTTTTGCTCCAGTTGGTCAGTGGCTTCATCTTTGATCCCATGACTGTGACAAGCCATCTCAGCCCTCTGCTCTTTGGACTCACAGCTGTCAGGTTTTATTTCATTAGGCATGTCTAAAAATGAGAAAGACACTTTAAAATTCAACCTAAACATTTGGCCATAATCGTGAGAAATGAGGTTCCCTTAAAAAGGAAAGAGTTAAGTTGTGTCATAAGATAGTGGGTCAGTGAACACTGCTACTATTCACATGCACAGgaatttttttctgtgctcCACGTGGATCTGCTGACCGTACGGTAACATTGGGGTCAAAAACATCACGACTGGGAGATTACATGTAATAGAAATTACCAAACAGCTGCAATTCTGATCAGTCAAATTTTACAGTCTTGACAGTGAATTAGGTACTTACCTTTTTTCAGCTTGGACGTGTCAAGGTTAGTGGCATCAGATTCATTTCCTTCCTGGATCAACACGCTTGAACTGTCACTCAGAGGGGATCTAGGTTTGCTTGGACTCCTCAGAATCTGGAAAAATGACTGTGCTTTGGATACACCATCCTGCAAAAAGAATAATATTTACCTTggtgaaacagtgaaaaaccCCTCTACATTCACAAGAGTAATACACATACAGGTAACCAGGTTACAGAATGCAAATCTGATGAGATACGATCAATGAGATACGTCATTTATGAGGCTGCGTTCAGAACCATGTAGCTGgtgtaaactgtatttattgtctttagtagggaaaaaaacaaagcaccCTTATAATGATCCTATTCCTGCTCCCAACATGAATGTGAATTAAGAACTTTTCCCAAATTTGTATGTGCCagtattatatgaatttaaaactgctctatgTCTGAAATCAGGCACG of the Thunnus maccoyii chromosome 9, fThuMac1.1, whole genome shotgun sequence genome contains:
- the kmt5ab gene encoding lysine methyltransferase 5Ab is translated as MAKGKIGKPRADKQPEDTVENKVTSGKDTKENKPATNKDGVSKAQSFFQILRSPSKPRSPLSDSSSVLIQEGNESDATNLDTSKLKKDMPNEIKPDSCESKEQRAEMACHSHGIKDEATDQLEQKESTSHTNVKSAADSNVSKSKSRSLTARKPRAKKTENKAPQNRKVTDYYPIRRSNRRTKEELKNEGHKHIDDLIKNGIEDGLQVKHIEGKGRGVFAVNGFKKGDFVVEYHGELLDLAEAKVREAQYAQDPQTGCYMYYFQYQSRTYCVDATKETSRHGRLINHSKTGNCQTRLHAIDGTPHLILVASKDIEAEEELLYDYGDRSKASISAHPWLKY